One genomic region from Rutidosis leptorrhynchoides isolate AG116_Rl617_1_P2 unplaced genomic scaffold, CSIRO_AGI_Rlap_v1 contig53, whole genome shotgun sequence encodes:
- the LOC139884278 gene encoding uncharacterized protein, with protein sequence MELQRLRMLMFIILLVVGNEWKSTTTEACLENERIALLKLQPFFDNPYRLNWEESTEHNSNCCQWEGVVCDNSTKNVIKLYLSSASVAEWYVNFTLFLPFRKLQFLSLSENNIAGVVVADKGFETLSKLGDLEILDLSKNYFNSSVLTFLRALPSLKLLDLSDNYALQGTVHIQDTLLNLEELDISGNPIKEFVAPKGDKSLSKLKVLSLQRVHTDKINLLQSMGSLLFLKKLHLEDNTFKKTVTAITTKYSQCGRLILGSVSVHISLFQSLKALSSLINLTCTESVFHGQVTAHDLPNFKKLKVLDMFSSTLNTNFLQSFRDMEALQVLRLSSCRLNGTLSAAQGLCYSRYLQVLDLSFNYLLGILPACLANLTSLQTLDLSYNQFTGDLNESPIKSLTSIRELSLSENQFKISISLRPFYNHTKLKIFKGDGNLIYCDVEHPSFPPKFQLKFLTLSSRFLYYQHHLEVVYIYDAHIKGEFPNWLLDNNTRLTELELGNNSLSRFSDFTNRSYKHLEFLDLSNNLFYGEIPLNFGASFPNLRHLNITSNQIHGHIPSSFGDMSSLETLDLSNNNFFGKVPKHLGMGGALHTLLLSKNSLEGEIFPGGYNLTELQVLQLDGNKFSGRIPDSLSNSPFLSFLDISNNNLSGLIPKWMGNMPSLSYLKMSSNHLEGPLPVEFCQLENLDAIDLSENRISGSIPSCFSPPQIQTVRLSNNKLQGTLEHAFRDSSSMLLLDLSKNQLAGSIPNWIDGLSDLNFLLLNNNRFSGEIPTQLCQLDHLSLINLSQNDLSGTIPDCLCITPVEDSYEITFESEAAAPGPAISTAVPLDQGPVAFPTKRKFYNYQGDILNMMSGIDLSCNKFCGEIPPQIGNLSNIRVLNLSHNNLSGPIPPALGNLKQVESLDISDNFLTGKIPPEFVGLYSLAVFSVANNNLSGEVPMAAQFGTFNESSYQGNPLLCGTPLPRSCDPSRSGSVIPRVGVNHGEDGGFMDMKCFYASFMASYVTVLLGFIIVLLINPYWRKWWLYHIGEWMYSSYYFVVDNLPKRFIS encoded by the exons atggaaTTACAAAGACTTAGGATGCTCATGTTTATAATATTGTTAGTAGTAGGAAATGAGTGGAAGTCTACTACTACTGAAGCGTGTTTGGAGAATGAGAGAATTGCTCTCTTGAAACTCCAACCTTTCTTTGATAACCCTTACAGATTAAATTGGGAGGAGAGCACTGAGCATAATTCAAACTGTTGTCAATGGGAAGGGGTTGTATGTGACAATTCCACCAAGAATGTGATCAAACTTTATCTTTCTTCGGCAAGCGTAGCAGAGTGGTACGTAAATTTCACTTTGTTTCTACCATTTCGGAAACTCCAATTTCTCTCCCTGAGTGAAAATAACATAGCAGGTGTTGTTGTTGCAGATAAAg GTTTTGAAACCCTATCAAAATTGGGTGACTTGGAGATACTTGATTTATCCAAAAACTACTTCAACAGCAGTGTGCTGACATTTCTAAGGGCACTACCATCTTTAAAACTCTTAGATTTAAGTGATAATTATGCACTCCAAGGAACAGTTCACATTCAAG ATACTCTGCTGAACTTAGAGGAGTTAGACATAAGTGGTAATCCAATCAAGGAATTCGTGGCACCCAAAG GTGATAAAAGTTTGTCCAAGTTGAAAGTTCTTTCTCTGCAGAGAGTTCACACCGACAAAATAAACTTACTGCAGTCGATGGGGTCACTCCTATTCCTGAAGAAACTTCACCTTGAGGATAATACCTTCAAGAAAACCGTGACCGCTATCA CTACAAAATATTCCCAATGTGGAAGACTTATTCTTGGATCGGTCTCAGTTCATATAAGCCTTTTTCAGAGCTTGAAAGCATTGTCTTCTCTTATAAACTTAACGTGCACGGAATCTGTGTTCCATGGACAAGTTACGGCTCACG ACTTGCCCAATTTCAAGAAGCTCAAAGTTTTAGACATGTTCTCAAGTACACTAAACACCAATTTCCTACAAAGTTTTAGAGACATGGAAGCTCTCCAAGTTTTACGGCTAAGCTCTTGTAGACTCAATGGGACTCTATCAGCTGCGCAAG gcTTATGCTACTCTAGATATCTTCAAGTGTTAGATCTCAGTTTTAACTATCTTCTAGGCATCTTGCCAGCATGTTTAGCCAATTTGACATCTCTTCAAACTTTAGATCTCTCCTACAATCAGTTTACGGGAGATTTAAATGAGTCTCCCATTAAAAGTCTGACATCAATCCGAGAGCTCTCTCTCTCAGAAAATCAGTTCAAAATCTCAATCTCCTTAAGACCATTTTATAACCATACAAAACTCAAGATTTTTAAAGGAGATGGCAATTTGATATATTGTGACGTTGAGCATCCATCTTTTCCCCCAAAGTTTCAGCTAAAATTTTTAACTTTGTCATCAAG ATTTCTCTACTATCAACATCATCTGGAAGTCGTTTATATTTACGATGCTCACATCAAAGGAGAGTTTCCAAATTGGTTGCTGGATAACAACACAAGACTAACTGAGCTTGAATTAGGGAACAACTCTCTTTCAAGATTTTCAGATTTCACAAACCGTTCTTATAAACATTTGGAGTTTTTAGATCTATCTAATAATTTATTTTATGGTGAAATTCCTTTGAATTTCGGAGCATCTTTTCCGAACTTGAGACACCTAAACATTACATCAAATCAAATCCACGGACACATTCCATCTTCATTTGGAGATATGAGCTCTCTAGAAACCTTAGACTTATCCAACAACAATTTTTTTGGAAAAGTACCGAAACACTTGGGCATGGGTGGTGCACTACACACACTTCTGTTATCGAAAAATAGTTTAGAAGGTGAGATATTCCCTGGAGGTTATAACTTGACAGAATTACAAGTATTGCAACTGGATGGAAATAAATTCAGCGGAAGGATACCAGACAGCTTGTCAAACTCCCCTTTTCTATCATTCTTAGATATTAGCAATAATAATCTTTCGGGACTAATACCAAAGTGGATGGGAAATATGCCGAGTTTGAGTTACTTAAAAATGTCTAGTAATCATCTAGAAGGTCCACTTCCTGTAGAGTTTTGTCAACTGGAGAATCTAGATGCTATTGATCTTTCTGAGAATCGTATTTCTGGAAGCATACCGTCCTGTTTCAGCCCTCCACAAATCCAAACTGTCCGTCTGTCCAATAATAAGCTGCAAGGCACTTTGGAACATGCTTTCAGAGATTCTTCTTCAATGTTGCTACTGGATCTTAGCAAAAACCAGTTAGCAGGAAGTATACCAAATTGGATAGATGGACTTTCAGATTTGAACTTTCTGTTACTGAATAATAACCGTTTTTCCGGTGAAATTCCTACTCAGTTGTGTCAGTTAGATCATTTAAGTTTAATTAACTTGTCTCAAAATGATCTTTCTGGCACTATTCCTGATTGCTTGTGCATCACTCCAGTTGAAGACTCATATGAAATCACATTTGAGTCAGAAGCAGCTGCACCAGGCCCAGCTATTTCTACCGCAGTTCCTTTAGACCAAGGTCCAGTTGCGTTTCCGACGAAAAGGAAGTTTTACAATTATCAAGGTGATATTCTCAACATGATGTCTGGAATTGACCTTTCTTGTAACAAATTTTGTGGTGAGATACCGCCTCAAATTGGAAATCTTAGCAACATTCGTGTGCTAAACCTCTCGCACAATAATTTGTCTGGACCGATACCGCCGGCATTAGGAAATCTTAAGCAAGTTGAGAGTCTGGATATTTCTGACAATTTCCTGACGGGGAAAATCCCTCCAGAATTTGTTGGGTTGTATTCTTTGGCCGTCTTTAGTGTAGCAAACAACAACTTATCTGGGGAAGTGCCAATGGCAGCACAATTTGGTACATTTAATGAAAGTAGCTATCAAGGAAATCCTCTTCTTTGTGGAACGCCATTGCCGAGAAGTTGTGATCCTAGCAGATCTGGATCGGTAATCCCAAGAGTAGGAGTTAATCATGGAGAAGATGGTGGTTTCATGGACATGAAATGCTTTTACGCAAGTTTCATGGCATCCTACGTGACTGTGCTCCTAGGTTTTATCATAGTTCTTTTGATAAATCCTTACTGGCGAAAGTGGTGGTTGTATCATATTGGGGAGTGGATGTATTCTTCCTATTACTTTGTCGTGGACAATCTACCTAAAAGGTTTATTTCCTAG
- the LOC139884280 gene encoding protein OS-9 homolog encodes MPVRLRIGSELALINLIGSISEPVKIDMTENSIEFVWAYIVLSTWRIVIGSYESATTLSSNLGRSSRDPKYEIEFLTEDSRFTPDDDQESVLMPSKKGQNYLCFLPKIEKVKTRKPVIQPNTSSVIMESDKRVNLKTPDELLEALKGPCFVRQEGWWSYEFCYNKRIRQVHLEDDKLVEEYILGVYDAEATSAFNQIHSDTSTLKDPRSRDSSQRYHAHIYTNGTICDLTKEPRTTEVRFVCSEPRTMISSITELSTCKYALTFHSPLLCKHPLFQEEKPVSHTIFCNLLPKDYRKDIQKNTDAEKSEVEKIEMVTETENPTISGSEK; translated from the exons ATGCCGGTTCGACTCCGAATCGGATCGGAACTGGCCCTGATCAATCTAATTGGTTCAATTTCTGAACCGGTCAAAATTGATATGACAGAAAACTCTATCGAATTTGTTTGGGCCTACATTGTCTTGTCGACGTGGCGAATAGTCATTGGCTCGTATGAGTCAGCGACAACACTGA GCAGCAATCTTGGTCGAAGTTCTCGTGATCCTAAATATGAGATTGAATTCCTTACAGAAGATTCACGTTTCACTCCT GATGATGATCAGGAGTCTGTATTGATGCCCAGTAAAAAGGGACAAAATTATTTATGTTTCTTACCTAAAATAGAAAAAGTCAAGACTAGGAAGCCCGTCATTCAGCCAAATACAAGCAGCGTGATTATGGAATCTGATAAACGTGTAAATTTGAAGACGCCAGATGAGCTACTTGAAGCATTGAAAGGCCCATGCTTTGTTAGG CAAGAGGGTTGGTGGTCTTATGAATTTTGCTATAATAAAAGGATTCGACAAGTTCATTTGGAGGATGATAAG CTGGTTGAAGAGTATATTTTGGGTGTATACGATGCAGAAGCCACATCTGCTTTCAATCAGATCCATTCTGACACTTCTACGCTAAAAGATCCTCGCTCAAGGGATTCATCCCAAAG ATACCATGCTCATATTTACACAAACGGAACCATCTGTGATCTTACAAAGGAGCCCCGAACGACTGAG GTAAGATTTGTTTGCTCAGAGCCTAGAACCATGATTAGTTCCATCACAGAGCTATCAACCTGCAAATATGCTCTCACGTTTCATTCCCCATTGCTCTGCAAGCACCC TTTGTTCCAGGAGGAGAAACCAGTATCCCATACCATTTTCTGCAACCTTCTTCCCAAGGACTATAGAAAGGATATACAGAAAAATACGGATGCAGAGAAATCTGAAGTCGAGAAGATCGAAATGGTCACTGAAACAGAGAATCCGACAATCTCAGGTTCAGAGAAATAA
- the LOC139884281 gene encoding photosynthetic NDH subunit of lumenal location 1, chloroplastic-like, with amino-acid sequence MLQIPTSSSQIEKLVVEQNRRTYTMILSSSSSSSSLSLNCVSPTVSPLSNKLTRSATCSISLNKELSSNEEGNTSKRSLLLLGVGGLTTSLLQPTKSLLAQDVQERYSSFVDKRDGYSYIYPSDWREFDFRGHDSAFKDRFMQLHNVRVSFIPTQKKDIHDLGPIDEVAYHLVKHVYATPNQIPSIYTMEERSAEGKNYYTIEYELANRGYSSTSFATVAIGNGRYYTLIVGANERRWRRYRNQLKVVADSFKMLDI; translated from the exons ATGCTACAAATTCCCACCTCATCTTCTCAAATTGAGAAGTTGGTTGTAGAACAAAACAGACGAACATACACAATGATACTTTCTTCTTCTTCGTCATCGTCTTCACTGTCATTGAACTGCGTTTCGCCAACCGTTTCACCATTATCAAACAAG TTAACCAGATCAGCTACTTGTTCAATTTCTCTAAACAAGGAGCTCTCTTCTAATGAAGAAG GCAACACCAGCAAGAGAAGTCTGCTGTTATTAGGAGTTGGAGGGCTAACAACAAGCTTACTACAACCAACAAAGTCCCTTTTAGCTCAAG ATGTACAAGAAAGATATAGTTCGTTTGTCGACAAACGTGACGGATATTCATATATTTATCCTTCAGACTGGAGG GAATTTGACTTTAGAGGGCATGACTCTGCATTTAAGGACAGATTTATGCAACTACATAATGTTAGAGTGAGTTTCATACCAACTCAAAAAAAGGACATCCATGATTTAGGGCCCATTGATGAG GTAGCGTAtcatttggtgaaacatgtttatgCTACACCAAATCAAATACCTTCTATATACACCATGGAAGAG AGAAGTGCAGAGGGAAAAAACTACTACACGATTGAGTATGAGCTTGCCAATCGGGGATACTCTAGCACTTCATTTGCAACAGTGGCAATTGGCAACG GTAGATACTACACATTGATCGTCGGAGCAAACGAAAGACGGTGGAGAAGATATCGCAACCAGCTTAAAGTGGTGGCCGACTCTTTCAAGATGCTCGATATCTAA